A genomic stretch from Bactrocera dorsalis isolate Fly_Bdor unplaced genomic scaffold, ASM2337382v1 BdCtg029, whole genome shotgun sequence includes:
- the LOC105229304 gene encoding ionotropic receptor 25a: protein MPRAYLKFYNNIVIFLKILSLVSLTTGQTNQNINVFFINDADNEPAAKAVTVVSTYLKKNPSYGISIQIDQVEANKTDAKTLLESICSKYAESIDRKQPPHVVFDTTKSGISSETVKSFTQALGLPTISASYGQEGDLRQWRDMDESKQKYLLQVMPPADLIPEVVRSIVRKMNITNAAILYDDTFVMDHKYKSLLQNIQTRHVITGIAKEGKREREEQIEKLRNLDINNFFILGNLMSIRMVLESVKPTYFERNFAWHAITQSEGEVSSQRDNATIMFLKPMSYAQNRDRFGRLKTTFNLNEEPQIMSAFYFDLALRTFLAIKDMLQSGAWPKNMEYIGCDEFQGGNTPERNIDLRTAFTMIQEPTSYGVFELVTQPGKSFNGYSYMKFEMDINVLQIRGGNSVNTKSIGTWTAGLDSPLVVKDEDVMKNLTADTVYRIFTVVQAPFIIKDEKAPKGYKGYCIDLINEIADIVHFDYTIQEVEDGKFGNMDEKGEWNGIVKKLMDKQADIGLGSMHVMAEREIVIDFTVPYYDLVGITIMMQRPQVPSSLFKFLTVLETNVWLCILAAYFFTSFLMWIFDRWSPYSYQNNREKYKDDDEKREFNLKECLWFCMTSLTPQGGGEAPKNLSGRLVAATWWLFGFIIIASYTANLAAFLTVSRLDTPVESLDDLAKQYKILYAPLNGSSAMTYFQRMANIEQRFYEIWKDLSLNDSLTPLERSKLAVWDYPVSDKYTKMWQAMQEAQLPATLEEAVERVRNSTSATGFAFLGDATDIRYLVMTNCDLQIVGEEFSRKPYAIAVQQGSHLKDQFNNAILTLLNKRQLEKFKEKWWKNDETQAKCDKPEDQSDGISIHNIGGVFIVIFVGIGMACITLVFEYWWYKYRKNPRIVDVIEANSGGKDGKTIDSVILGQAGKEYDKGGNTVLRPRFHQYPTTFKPRF from the exons ATGCCTAGAGCATATTTAAAATTCTACAAtaatattgtgatatttttgaaaatactatCACTAGTAAGCCTTACTACCGGACAAACCAACCAAAACATCAATGTTT tttttattaatgatgCTGACAATGAGCCTGCAGCCAAAGCTGTTACAGTGGTATCAACATATCTGAAGAAAAATCCTAGTTATGGAATATCAATTCAGATTGACCAAGTTGAGGCAAACAAAACCGATGCTAAAACACTTTTGGAATCAA TTTGTTCAAAATATGCGGAGAGCATTGACCGTAAACAACCCCCTCATGTCGTATTCGACACCACAAAATCGGGAATATCCTCGGAAACAGTCAAATCATTTACTCAAGCATTGGGGTTACCAACTATCAGCGCCTCTTATGGACAGGAAGGAGATTTACGCCAATGGCGCGATATGGATGAGAGCAAACAGAAATATTTGCTCCAGGTAATGCCTCCGGCTGATCTTATACCTGAAGTTGTGCGCAGTATTGTACGGAAAATGAATATAACCAATGCAGCTATTCTATATGATGACACCTTCGTCATGGATCATAAGTACAAATCATTACTGCAAAACATACAAACGCGCCATGTCATTACTGGCATTGCGAAGGAGGGAAAACGAGAACGTGAAGAGCAAATAGAGAAACTACGTAATTTagacataaataattttttcatactgGGGAATTTAATGTCTATTCGCATGGTTTTAG AATCTGTAAAACCGACGTATTTTGAACGTAACTTTGCATGGCATGCCATAACTCAGAGTGAAGGTGAAGTGAGTAGTCAACGTGACAACGCCACTATAATGTTCTTGAAACCAATGTCATATGCTCAGAACCGTGACCGCTTTGGGCGTTTAAAGACCACTTTCAATTTGAACGAAGAACCACAAATTATGTcagcattttattttgatttggccCTTCGTACTTTTTTGGCTATCAA GGATATGTTACAATCCGGAGCTTGGCCAAAAAACATGGAGTATATTGGGTGTGATGAATTTCAAGGTGGTAATACCCCAGAAAGAAATATAGACCTTAGAACTGCTTTTACAATG ATTCAGGAGCCAACTTCTTATGGCGTGTTTGAATTAGTTACACAGCCAGGAAAATCATTTAACGGGTACAGttatatgaaatttgaaatggaCATTAATGTTCTACAAATTCGTGGAGGGAACTCTGTGAATACAAAATCAATTGGCACTTGGACCGCAGGATTGGACTCGCCGTTAGTTGTTAAAGATGAAGacgtaatgaaaaatttaaccgcCGATACAGTCTATCGCATTTTTACAGTAGTT CAAGCTCCTTTCATTATCAAAGATGAGAAGGCTCCAAAGGGTTATAAAGGCTATTGCATCGATTTAATCAACGAGATAGCAGACATAGTACATTTTGACTATACTATTCAAGAGGTCGAAGACGGAAAATTTGGCAACATGGATGAAAAGGGCGAATGGAAtggaattgtgaaaaaattaatggacAAACAAGCAGACATTGGCTTAGGTTCAATGCATGTTATGGCTGAGCGTGAAATTGTTATTGACTTTACGGTCCCTTACTATGATCTGGTTGGGATTACTATTATGATGCAACGTCCGCAGGTCCCCAGTTCTTTGTTCAAATTTTTAACAGTGCTTGAGACGAACGTTTGGTTGTGCATTTTGGCAGCTTATTTCTTTACTAGCTTTTTGATGTGGATTTTTGATCGATGGAGCCCCTACAGCTACCAGAATAATCGTGAAAAATATAAGGATGACGATGAGAAACGTGAATTCAACCTAAAAGAATGTCTTTGGTTTTGTATGACTTCCTTGACACCGCAAGGCGGCGGTGAGGCACCGAAAAACCTTTCCGGCCGTTTGGTGGCAGCAACATGGTGGCTATTCGG GTTCATCATTATTGCATCATACACAGCCAATTTGGCTGCCTTTTTAACAGTATCTCGTCTCGATACACCGGTGGAGTCCTTGGATGATCTTGCAAAGCAGTACAAAATTCTATATGCACCGTTAAATGGCTCCTCAGCAATGACTTATTTTCAAAGGATGGCCAATATTGAGCaacgtttttatgaaatatggAAAGACTTGTCGTTGAATGATTCCCTCACGCCACTCGAGCGCTCAAAACTAGCTGTTTGGGATTACCCAGTTAGtgataaatacacaaaaatgtGGCAGGCCATGCAGGAAGCCCAGTTACCGGCAACTCTTGAAGAGGCGGTAGAACGAGTTCGCAACTCAACTTCAGCCACCGGCTTCGCCTTTCTGGGCGATGCCACAGATATTCGCTACCTTGTGATGACCAATTGTGATTTGCAGATTGTAGGTGAAGAATTCTCCAGAAAACCATACGCCATTGCCGTTCAACAAGGATCACATCTCAAGGACCAATTTAACAATGC AATTTTAACCTTACTCAACAAACGTCAACTggaaaaatttaaggaaaagtGGTGGAAAAACGATGAAACACAAGCCAAATGTGACAAGCCAGAAGACCAGTCAGACGGCATTTCCATACATAATATTGGTGGAGTCtttattgttatatttgttgGAATTGGCATGGCCTGCATCACATTGGTATTTGAGTATTGGTGGTATAAATATCGAAAGAATCCCCGCATTGTGGATGTTATTGAAGCGAACTCTGGCGGAAAAGATGGCAAGACAATCGATAGTGTTATTCTTGGACAGGCTGGAAAAGAGTACGACAAGGGTGGTAATACCGTGCTTCGGCCACGATTTCATCAGTATCCCACCACATTTAAACCACggttttaa